One Owenweeksia hongkongensis DSM 17368 genomic region harbors:
- a CDS encoding WbqC family protein — MTAHFSTAYLPPISYFKALLQFDSIELEAYESWQKQSYRNRTYIYGPHGAMMLNIPIKNNEHKALMGTVEISYETAWQNTHWQAIKTAYGSAPFFEVLGPDLEAFYKRPTNRLMDWNTQLLNLILDWLQISPKITFSESWQTEVQKDFREAFHPKRKDDNIFAPYSQVFSDEHGFIENLSVLDLLFNEGPAAFDYLQT; from the coding sequence ATGACCGCGCATTTTAGCACGGCCTACCTCCCTCCCATATCGTATTTCAAAGCGCTGTTGCAATTTGATAGCATAGAGCTGGAAGCCTATGAAAGTTGGCAAAAGCAGAGCTACCGTAACAGGACTTACATTTATGGTCCACATGGCGCCATGATGCTCAATATTCCTATTAAGAATAATGAGCACAAGGCTTTGATGGGAACGGTGGAGATTAGCTATGAAACGGCTTGGCAAAACACACATTGGCAAGCCATTAAAACCGCTTACGGCTCTGCTCCCTTTTTTGAAGTTCTTGGGCCTGACCTGGAAGCGTTTTATAAAAGGCCAACCAACCGATTGATGGATTGGAATACTCAGCTCCTGAATCTCATCCTGGATTGGCTTCAAATTTCACCAAAAATTACATTCAGCGAAAGCTGGCAAACTGAAGTACAGAAAGACTTTAGGGAAGCTTTTCATCCCAAAAGAAAAGATGATAATATCTTTGCTCCTTACTCTCAGGTTTTTAGTGATGAACATGGGTTTATCGAAAACCTTTCGGTGCTGGATTTATTATTTAACGAAGGCCC
- the lepB gene encoding signal peptidase I yields the protein MNLLILFLAIEIFSGIVTFNFYKQAGRQSWEAFVPIYRTVIMLKIIERPWWWTILCYLPVVGNVMAVVVIFEILHVFNFRKLYHTILAVITFGLYLGYLNFTQKLEYVGRDIQDMRRYVSELVASLIFAIVAATVIRAYTFEAFTIPTPSMEKSLMVGDFLFVSKIHYGSRPPLTPLSLPLVHNKVPFTTLDSYFDWPQLPYWRFPKLTEVERYDPVVFNYPAEDIRPINMEGKVRPIDKREHYVKRCVAIPGDTLRIIDGFVNTNGESESMPDRANPQFSYFVQTNGVDFNPKILKERFDINYVTPRQQQATGEYGAVTRIDNNSLYIINIPNEALEGFKQLPNIVSVTQIVGKQSMNEYPADTPPMLTRLYEQYNTFGPNQDIFPNPKNGDSLVYNWSRDNYGPLYMPKEGDKIELNYDTYLKYSRAITAYEGNTLERKGDQFILNGEVATEYTFKQGYYWMMGDNRHASDDSRYWGFVPEDHIVGKPVFIWMSYDKFAEGIKKIRFDRVFTTVNGEGKRFSYFIPFLIVVAGIYGFNTYRKRKKAKA from the coding sequence ATGAACTTGCTTATCCTCTTCCTTGCCATTGAAATCTTTAGTGGCATTGTTACATTTAACTTTTACAAACAAGCTGGCCGCCAATCGTGGGAAGCTTTTGTGCCGATTTATCGCACCGTAATAATGCTCAAAATAATTGAGCGCCCTTGGTGGTGGACTATCCTCTGCTACCTACCTGTGGTGGGAAATGTGATGGCCGTTGTGGTTATTTTTGAAATCCTTCATGTTTTCAATTTCCGTAAGCTATACCACACCATTCTGGCAGTTATCACTTTCGGACTTTATTTAGGATACCTAAATTTTACACAAAAACTGGAATATGTAGGTCGCGATATTCAGGATATGCGCAGGTATGTAAGTGAGCTTGTAGCCTCTTTGATTTTTGCCATAGTTGCCGCCACCGTTATCCGTGCCTATACTTTTGAAGCTTTCACCATCCCCACTCCTTCTATGGAGAAATCACTGATGGTGGGTGATTTTCTTTTTGTGAGTAAGATTCATTACGGGTCACGCCCTCCTCTTACTCCGCTTTCATTGCCTTTGGTACACAATAAGGTTCCCTTTACCACCTTAGATTCTTACTTTGACTGGCCTCAACTTCCTTACTGGAGATTTCCAAAGCTTACGGAGGTAGAGCGTTACGATCCTGTGGTTTTTAATTACCCTGCTGAAGACATTCGCCCTATTAATATGGAAGGCAAGGTTCGCCCTATTGATAAACGTGAGCACTATGTAAAGCGCTGCGTTGCCATTCCTGGTGATACTTTAAGAATTATAGATGGATTTGTAAATACCAATGGTGAATCTGAATCAATGCCTGATCGTGCCAATCCACAGTTCAGCTATTTTGTGCAAACCAATGGTGTAGATTTTAATCCTAAGATTTTAAAGGAGCGTTTTGATATCAATTATGTTACTCCTCGTCAGCAGCAAGCTACTGGCGAATATGGTGCTGTAACACGAATTGATAACAACAGTCTGTACATCATCAATATTCCTAACGAAGCACTGGAAGGATTCAAGCAATTACCAAATATTGTTAGCGTTACGCAAATTGTGGGAAAACAAAGCATGAATGAATACCCTGCTGACACCCCGCCAATGCTGACAAGGTTGTACGAACAGTACAACACCTTTGGTCCTAATCAAGATATTTTCCCAAATCCTAAAAACGGAGATAGCTTGGTGTATAATTGGTCGCGTGACAATTATGGACCGCTATATATGCCCAAAGAAGGTGATAAGATTGAGCTGAATTATGACACCTACTTGAAATATTCAAGAGCCATTACAGCGTATGAAGGAAATACTTTGGAGCGCAAGGGTGATCAGTTTATCCTTAATGGAGAAGTGGCCACCGAGTACACCTTTAAGCAGGGTTATTATTGGATGATGGGTGATAACCGTCATGCTTCTGATGATAGCCGCTACTGGGGATTTGTACCTGAAGACCACATTGTAGGTAAGCCTGTATTCATTTGGATGAGCTACGACAAGTTTGCCGAAGGAATCAAGAAGATTCGTTTTGACCGTGTGTTTACTACAGTAAATGGAGAAGGCAAAAGATTTTCGTACTTCATACCATTCTTAATAGTGGTGGCGGGTATTTATGGTTTTAACACGTATCGCAAACGCAAAAAAGCCAAAGCCTAA
- the dapB gene encoding 4-hydroxy-tetrahydrodipicolinate reductase, with amino-acid sequence MKVALIGYGKMGKTIERILLERNHEVVATFGREGIDEAKLKQADVAIEFTRPEAVFDNLAVCFKNQVPVITGTTGWLAKYDEAVKLCEENQSGFLFASNFSLGVNIFFEINKQLARIMNAYGNYDVQMQEIHHTQKLDAPSGTAITLAEQVIENLNRKEGWTLDESHGKEQIHIDALREEHVPGTHSITYTSDIDDIEITHTAKSRDGFALGAVLAAEFMSGKTGVYQMKDVLNL; translated from the coding sequence ATGAAAGTAGCACTTATAGGATACGGAAAGATGGGCAAAACCATCGAAAGAATATTGCTGGAGCGCAATCACGAAGTGGTAGCCACCTTTGGCCGCGAAGGCATTGATGAAGCTAAACTTAAACAAGCTGATGTAGCCATTGAGTTTACACGCCCTGAGGCCGTATTTGATAATCTTGCCGTATGTTTCAAAAACCAGGTTCCGGTAATAACTGGTACTACTGGCTGGCTAGCCAAATATGACGAAGCCGTAAAACTGTGTGAGGAAAATCAATCAGGATTTTTGTTTGCTTCCAACTTTAGTTTGGGCGTTAACATTTTTTTTGAAATAAATAAGCAATTAGCACGTATTATGAATGCCTACGGCAATTATGACGTGCAAATGCAAGAAATTCATCACACTCAAAAACTAGATGCTCCAAGCGGAACAGCAATCACTTTGGCTGAGCAGGTAATAGAAAACCTAAACAGAAAGGAAGGCTGGACTTTGGATGAGTCTCACGGAAAGGAACAAATACATATTGATGCTTTACGTGAAGAACATGTTCCGGGAACCCATAGCATTACTTATACTTCTGATATTGATGATATCGAAATAACCCACACTGCCAAAAGCCGCGATGGCTTTGCTTTGGGTGCCGTACTTGCTGCCGAATTTATGAGTGGCAAAACCGGTGTATACCAAATGAAAGACGTACTAAACTTATAA
- a CDS encoding DUF5683 domain-containing protein, producing MKTSGKSHTILGTLCLTLFLLSANFASAQVDSTASDSLSLEDIAPESYTPQAERIYTDSIVGGEKSVEQGDHSPSKAAMLSSTFPGMGQVYNKKYWKVPIVYAAMGAAIYAIIWNQDQYKIYEDAFYSRLDNDLSNDQFAGVYDERQLIELQNFYRQQRDLSIILGAVAYGLNVLDAYVDAHLFYYDVSDDLSLRWEPTIMNNQNYGTLGFGFGVTLSFK from the coding sequence TTGAAAACATCGGGAAAATCACATACTATCTTAGGCACACTTTGCCTTACATTATTTTTGCTGTCGGCTAATTTTGCTTCAGCACAGGTAGACAGCACCGCCTCGGATAGTCTTTCCCTTGAAGATATTGCCCCCGAATCTTACACACCCCAAGCCGAAAGAATTTACACCGACTCCATAGTAGGTGGCGAAAAATCAGTTGAGCAAGGAGACCACTCCCCTAGTAAGGCGGCTATGCTGTCTTCTACTTTCCCAGGAATGGGACAGGTGTACAATAAAAAGTATTGGAAAGTACCGATAGTATATGCTGCGATGGGAGCCGCTATTTACGCCATCATTTGGAATCAGGATCAGTACAAAATATACGAAGACGCTTTTTATAGCAGATTGGATAATGACTTAAGCAATGATCAATTTGCCGGTGTATATGACGAGCGGCAATTAATTGAACTACAAAATTTTTACCGTCAGCAGCGGGATCTATCCATCATTTTGGGAGCTGTGGCTTATGGGCTAAATGTGCTGGATGCTTATGTAGATGCTCACCTTTTTTATTATGATGTGAGCGATGACCTTAGCCTGCGCTGGGAACCTACCATAATGAATAACCAAAACTATGGCACACTAGGCTTTGGTTTTGGAGTAACCCTCAGTTTTAAATGA
- a CDS encoding ParB/RepB/Spo0J family partition protein, which produces MMAAPKRKAMGRGLSALLKDTGEVNSAADVNADKIVGAIAEIEIEKIHPNPDQPRTQFSKEALEELAISIRELGIIQPITVRKNGNDSFTIISGERRYRASKIAGLETLPAYIRLADDQTMLEMALVENIQREELDSIEIALSYQRLIDECSLTQEAMSDRVGKKRSTVTNYLRLLKLQPIVQAGLRDKMISMGHARAIVSVENEEDQMKIYETIIAKDLSVRQVEDAVRKLRQAENETSGTKTATPTLPEKYVEVQENLSEKLESDVSLSRSKRGKGKIVIPFKNDKDFERILSLLNS; this is translated from the coding sequence ATGATGGCGGCACCTAAGAGAAAAGCAATGGGACGTGGCCTTTCGGCCTTATTGAAAGACACTGGAGAGGTAAACTCTGCGGCAGATGTGAATGCAGACAAGATTGTGGGCGCAATTGCGGAAATTGAAATTGAAAAAATTCACCCTAATCCTGATCAACCACGTACACAGTTTAGCAAAGAAGCCCTTGAAGAACTGGCTATTTCCATTCGCGAATTAGGAATTATTCAGCCTATTACGGTTCGTAAAAATGGCAACGACAGCTTCACCATTATCAGTGGTGAGCGTAGGTACCGTGCTTCTAAAATTGCAGGTTTAGAAACTTTGCCGGCATACATTCGCCTGGCTGATGACCAAACCATGCTGGAAATGGCTTTGGTAGAAAACATTCAGCGCGAGGAGCTTGACAGTATAGAGATTGCCCTGAGCTATCAACGTCTGATTGATGAGTGCAGCCTTACACAAGAAGCCATGAGCGACCGTGTGGGTAAAAAACGAAGTACCGTTACCAACTACCTTCGTCTTTTAAAATTACAGCCCATCGTGCAAGCTGGTCTTCGTGACAAAATGATAAGCATGGGCCATGCTCGTGCAATTGTGAGCGTTGAAAATGAGGAAGATCAGATGAAAATCTATGAAACCATCATTGCCAAAGATCTTAGCGTTCGTCAAGTGGAAGATGCCGTACGTAAATTGCGTCAGGCTGAAAATGAAACTTCTGGCACAAAAACTGCTACTCCCACCCTGCCTGAAAAATATGTAGAAGTTCAGGAAAACTTATCTGAAAAACTAGAATCGGATGTGAGCCTATCGCGCAGCAAGCGTGGTAAAGGCAAGATTGTAATTCCTTTTAAAAATGATAAGGACTTTGAAAGAATTTTGAGTTTGCTCAATAGTTGA
- a CDS encoding ParA family protein, which translates to MGKTVAVANQKGGVGKTTTAVNLAASLGVLEKKVLLIDADPQANSTSGLGFDPDNISLGTYQVLEHENKVSEVILKTKSPNVDLMPAQIDLVAVEIELVDKDRREQMLKRALLEVKDQYDYIIIDCAPSLGLITLNALTAADSVIIPIQCEYFALEGLGKLLNTIKSVQNIHNPDLDIEGLLLTMYDSRLRLSNQVVEEVKTHFQKMVFNTIIQRNVRLSEAPSYGESIIMYDASSNGAENYLNLAREFLEKNEAIEETA; encoded by the coding sequence ATGGGAAAAACGGTAGCAGTAGCCAATCAAAAAGGTGGTGTTGGAAAAACCACCACAGCTGTAAATCTTGCGGCAAGTTTAGGCGTTTTAGAAAAGAAAGTTCTACTTATTGATGCCGACCCACAAGCTAACTCCACTTCTGGTTTGGGCTTTGACCCAGATAATATTAGCCTTGGAACGTATCAGGTTTTGGAACATGAAAACAAAGTTTCAGAGGTTATTTTAAAAACAAAGTCGCCAAACGTAGATTTGATGCCTGCGCAAATTGACCTTGTTGCGGTAGAAATTGAATTGGTAGACAAAGACAGACGTGAGCAGATGCTTAAGCGTGCCTTGCTTGAAGTAAAAGATCAGTACGATTATATAATTATTGACTGCGCCCCTTCTCTGGGTCTTATCACTTTGAATGCACTTACTGCAGCTGATTCCGTGATTATACCTATCCAATGCGAGTATTTTGCTTTGGAAGGTTTGGGTAAATTGCTGAATACCATTAAGAGCGTTCAAAATATCCACAACCCTGATTTAGATATTGAAGGACTTCTTTTGACCATGTACGATTCTCGCTTGAGACTTTCCAATCAAGTGGTTGAAGAAGTAAAAACACACTTCCAGAAAATGGTATTCAACACAATTATTCAAAGAAATGTGCGCTTAAGTGAAGCCCCTAGTTATGGCGAAAGCATTATCATGTATGATGCTTCCAGTAATGGCGCGGAGAATTACTTAAATTTGGCGCGCGAATTTTTGGAAAAGAACGAAGCAATAGAAGAAACAGCCTAG
- a CDS encoding NADPH-dependent FMN reductase — MISVICGTHRPQNQTLAVVNKYVEILKNLGEEVCVLKMDDLPENFMVTNTFGEPSHGLDDVVEKFVAGSDKLVFIAPEYNGSYPGILKVFLDAVPPHTWKGKKAALVGVASGRAGNLRGMDHLTDVLHYLRVEVFSLKIPISKLNTLINNGEVVDTETLGVLKMQAEEFLRF; from the coding sequence ATGATAAGCGTAATCTGTGGCACACACCGTCCGCAAAACCAAACTTTGGCAGTAGTTAACAAATACGTTGAAATCCTTAAAAATTTAGGGGAGGAGGTTTGTGTATTAAAGATGGATGACCTTCCAGAAAATTTTATGGTGACCAATACTTTTGGTGAACCCTCACATGGATTAGATGATGTGGTCGAAAAATTTGTGGCAGGATCAGATAAGTTAGTTTTTATTGCCCCAGAGTACAATGGTAGTTATCCAGGTATATTAAAGGTGTTTTTAGATGCTGTTCCTCCACATACGTGGAAAGGTAAGAAAGCAGCTCTGGTGGGAGTGGCCAGTGGCAGGGCTGGTAACCTTCGTGGGATGGATCACCTTACCGATGTATTACATTATTTACGAGTGGAAGTGTTTTCACTAAAAATTCCAATCTCCAAGTTGAACACTTTAATTAATAATGGAGAAGTAGTCGATACTGAAACCTTAGGCGTATTGAAAATGCAGGCGGAGGAATTTTTGAGGTTTTAA
- the aroC gene encoding chorismate synthase, whose protein sequence is MAGNTFGKVFTLTTFGESHGEAIGGIIDGCPSGLDLDIEEIQNQLDRRKPGQSKITTQRKESDEVKLLSGIFEGKTTGAPIGFTIPNSNAKSKDYDHIKDVFRPSHADYTYQQKYGLRDYRGGGRSSARETASRVVGGAIARQLLKGVTIQAYVCAVGEISIEDDYSKLNLSETDSNIVRCPHSAKAAEMIELIDKTRKEGDTIGGVVSCVIKGVPVGWGEPVFDRLHADLGKAMLSINAVKGFEYGSGFAGSRMKGSEHNDNFEAEGGTASNFSGGIQGGISNGEDIYFKVAFKPVATIMRDQQSVNEKGEEVIVKGKGRHDPCVVPRAVPIVEAMAALVLADHYLLAKLNK, encoded by the coding sequence ATGGCAGGAAATACCTTCGGAAAAGTATTCACATTAACCACCTTTGGCGAGTCTCATGGAGAGGCCATTGGAGGTATTATTGATGGTTGTCCTTCTGGTTTAGATTTGGATATTGAAGAAATTCAAAATCAACTAGATAGAAGAAAGCCGGGGCAGTCTAAAATAACAACGCAAAGAAAGGAATCGGACGAGGTGAAGTTGCTTTCTGGAATCTTTGAAGGAAAGACCACGGGTGCTCCAATTGGTTTTACCATTCCAAACAGCAATGCCAAAAGCAAGGATTACGATCACATAAAAGATGTGTTTCGCCCTTCACATGCTGATTATACCTATCAACAGAAGTATGGGCTTCGCGATTACCGAGGTGGTGGACGTTCCTCCGCTCGTGAAACGGCTAGCCGCGTGGTTGGTGGAGCTATTGCGCGTCAATTGTTAAAAGGTGTGACTATTCAGGCCTATGTTTGTGCGGTGGGGGAAATTTCAATTGAGGATGACTACTCAAAGCTTAATCTTTCGGAGACGGATTCGAATATCGTGCGATGTCCACATTCCGCGAAAGCGGCCGAAATGATAGAGTTGATAGATAAAACGCGCAAGGAGGGAGATACGATAGGTGGCGTGGTAAGCTGCGTTATCAAAGGTGTTCCGGTCGGTTGGGGTGAGCCTGTATTTGACAGACTTCATGCTGATTTGGGCAAAGCCATGCTAAGCATCAATGCTGTTAAAGGTTTTGAGTACGGAAGCGGTTTTGCTGGAAGCCGAATGAAGGGCAGCGAGCACAACGATAATTTTGAAGCCGAAGGAGGCACTGCAAGCAACTTTTCGGGCGGTATACAGGGCGGAATTAGCAATGGCGAGGATATTTATTTTAAGGTTGCTTTTAAGCCTGTGGCCACAATCATGCGCGATCAGCAATCTGTAAACGAAAAAGGCGAAGAGGTAATCGTAAAAGGCAAGGGAAGACACGATCCATGCGTGGTTCCGCGAGCTGTACCCATTGTGGAAGCCATGGCTGCACTGGTATTGGCGGATCATTACCTATTGGCAAAATTGAACAAATAA
- a CDS encoding dicarboxylate/amino acid:cation symporter, which translates to MKLALHWKIIIGLVLGVIWAIVSSQMGWSQFTIDWIAPFGTIFINLLKLIAVPLVLFSIISGVAGLGDPKSLGRMGAKTLGFYFATTLLAVGLGLLLVNVINPGKLVDEQSRIDNRISYELWAASEGIEVKDGVNYLQDPTYRDRALEITELSKADLKDATVEEKMATANQAKEAGPLQPLVDLVPQNIFSSLGDNGSMLKVIFFAIFFGISLLLIPNEKSNPVKAFVDGTMEIFLKMVDIVMQAAPFFVFALLAGVVSKMAGDDVGKVLEIFKGLSWYSLTVFLGLMLMIFAIYPLILKLFVRVISYTGFFKSISPAQTLAFSTSSSAATLPVTMECVEDNLGVDKKVTGFVLPIGATVNMDGTSLYQAVAVVFLAQLHMIDLTFAQQLTIVLTASLASIGSAAVPSAGLVMLIIVLQSVGLNPAWIGIILPVDRILDMCRTVVNVTGDATVSSVIAKGEGLLHYDKARETERTFEP; encoded by the coding sequence ATGAAGTTAGCACTACACTGGAAGATTATTATTGGATTGGTATTAGGGGTGATTTGGGCCATAGTTTCAAGCCAGATGGGGTGGAGTCAATTTACCATTGATTGGATTGCGCCATTCGGAACCATTTTTATCAATCTTCTAAAATTAATCGCGGTACCACTGGTGCTTTTCTCCATTATCAGCGGAGTTGCCGGTTTGGGTGACCCTAAAAGTTTGGGGCGCATGGGGGCAAAAACCTTGGGCTTTTATTTTGCTACAACTCTTTTGGCCGTGGGATTGGGTTTGCTGTTGGTAAATGTGATTAATCCAGGAAAACTGGTTGATGAGCAGAGCCGAATTGACAATAGAATCAGTTATGAGCTTTGGGCGGCTTCGGAAGGAATAGAGGTGAAGGATGGTGTAAATTACTTGCAAGACCCAACTTATAGGGATAGAGCCTTGGAAATAACGGAACTTTCAAAAGCTGACTTGAAAGATGCTACAGTAGAAGAAAAAATGGCTACCGCCAATCAAGCCAAAGAGGCAGGGCCTTTACAGCCACTTGTTGACTTAGTTCCTCAAAATATTTTTAGCAGTTTGGGAGACAATGGCTCTATGCTTAAAGTAATATTCTTCGCCATATTTTTTGGGATAAGCCTCCTTTTGATTCCCAATGAAAAATCAAATCCTGTAAAGGCGTTTGTAGATGGCACCATGGAGATATTCCTGAAGATGGTTGACATTGTGATGCAAGCTGCACCATTCTTCGTATTTGCTTTATTGGCTGGGGTTGTGAGTAAAATGGCTGGTGATGATGTAGGTAAGGTTTTAGAGATTTTTAAAGGACTAAGCTGGTATTCTTTAACTGTATTCCTTGGTTTGATGCTAATGATCTTTGCCATTTATCCTTTGATTTTAAAACTGTTTGTACGTGTGATTTCTTATACAGGATTCTTTAAAAGTATAAGTCCTGCGCAAACTTTGGCTTTTTCTACTTCTTCGAGCGCGGCTACTTTGCCGGTAACGATGGAATGTGTAGAGGATAATCTTGGTGTGGATAAAAAGGTAACTGGTTTTGTATTGCCTATTGGAGCTACAGTAAATATGGACGGAACGAGCTTGTATCAAGCGGTGGCCGTGGTTTTCTTAGCACAGCTCCACATGATTGATTTGACGTTTGCGCAGCAACTTACCATAGTGCTTACCGCAAGCTTGGCTTCTATCGGTTCGGCTGCTGTGCCCAGTGCTGGATTGGTTATGCTGATTATCGTGCTCCAAAGTGTTGGTTTAAATCCAGCCTGGATCGGAATTATTTTGCCTGTTGATAGAATTTTGGATATGTGTCGCACCGTTGTGAACGTTACAGGTGATGCAACTGTTTCATCCGTAATCGCCAAAGGTGAAGGATTGTTGCATTATGATAAAGCACGCGAAACCGAAAGAACCTTTGAGCCGTAA